The genomic DNA CCCGTCTGTCTGCGTGGTATGAAATCACTGCTTCACCTTCTACGGTGACCGTTGGCGCTGATGGTGATTTATTAGCCGCCAATGACTGGACTATGATAGTCGTGTCGATCAAACCAGCCTCTGCCGCGCCTACGCCTCCGGCCGCGCCGACTATCACGCCGTTTACCAACGTGACTGCTACCGGCATGACGGCGAACTGGAACGATAACGCCAATAATGAAGACGGCTACCGTGTCTACCGCAACACCGCCGCTACGAAACCTGGAACGCCAATCGTCACCTTGTCAGCCGACGCCACGACGTACACTGATCCTAATCCTCTTATCTGTAACACGATTTATTATTGGTGGGTTGAAGCATACAATATCGCGGGGACGACGGAAGATACTGATGTTCAAGCCACGGCAAATTGCCCAGGCCCCGGCGGTCCTTACCAAGTGACCCTCACCGTTACTGACAACGACGGCCTCCCCTCTTCTCCCACCCCTCACACGGTCAATCTCACTACCTCCCCTACCTGCGCGAGCTTTTTCTCGCTTACCAGCGCTGCCGCGACAAAGTGCGATGAGGTCGGGTTTACGTGGACCGCAGCCAAAACGGCAGTGAGCTACACCCTCTACCGACATACCTGCACAGACCCGCCGACATGCTCCTCATTCACAGCTTGGGTCGTTGTCCAATCAAATATCACCACGCTGTTTACCTATGACACCACAGCGAGCCCGAGCAGTTCTTATCAATATTACCTCAAGGTAGTGCTCCCCTCTGCGGGGACACTCAATAATTCCACTGCCGCGCCCGCCTGCACCGGCACATGGTCCGGCAATCCGCCAGAAGTCATTTGTCCTCTTTCGGTCGCCACTCCCTCATGCGTGGTAACCGTGGATCCCTTAGCCCCCATTTCCGCGTGCGGCCTCATCACGCTCAATTGGCAATCGCTCTCTGGCGCCACCAGCTACCGCGTCTACCGCAATGTCGCAACGGACAATTTTGCTTCCGCCACACTCATCGCAAGCGGATTGACCGCGCTCACCTATACGGACAGGGATATTGTGCCTGATGTCATTTACTATTATTACGTCACGAGCCAAACGGGCGCGAACCCTTCTCCCGGACAAAGCTCCAAATCAGTCTGCTTCCGCGGCTCGCAGTGGCAAGAAAGATAGTTGAGAAACTCTAAATTCTAAACTCTAAACTCTAAAACGATCCGCATTTGGATTTGTTTAGGATTTAGGATTTAGGATTTAGGATTTTTTATTCATGAAAAAACATAAAAAACATTTTATTGCACCACACCCAAACTATATTCATAGTACAACTGGCTTCACGTTAGTTGAAGCTTTTTTTGTAATGCTCATTATCACAGTGTTCACCTCGCTTACGCTCGGATACCTCCAAAAGGTAAGGCAAGAAGCAAGAGACGTAAAACGCCTGGCTGACTTGGGCCAGGTGCGCGCCGCGCTCGAGCTGTATGCGCACCCAGAGGGCGTGTACCCGCTCGGGAAATATCTGGTCATCGGATCCAAAGCCGCGCAAGCGCTTGATCATCGCGGATGGGTTGCATCCCCGGAAGAACCTCTCTATCTTCTCCAAGCGCCCTTTGACCCCCTCACAAAAACAAATCCCCCTTGCGTGCGCGGCGTGGTGCAGCCGTGCGCTTACAGCTATACCAATGCGTCAAGCACCGACTACTCCATCCGCTTCTATCTGGAACACGGCGTACCGCCCTTGTCCGCACCGGGAACGTACCAATTGACATCAAGAGGATATAGGCCATAATATATAAATCCCAAAATCCAAAATCCAAATCCCAAAATTATGGAGTTCCGCAAAGCGGGACGAAATACCTCAATTTTGATTTTTGATTTTTGATTTTTGCATTATGGTAAATATGACCAAATCCGAAGCTAAAACCCGCATCGAAAAACTCCGGAAACTCATTGACGAAAACCGATACGCCTACCACGTGCTCGACCGCCCAAAAGTTTCTGATGCAGTCGATGATTCGTTGAAACACGAACTGGCGCGACTGGAGGCGCAGTTTCCCGATCTCATTACCCCAGACTCGCCCACCCAGCGCGTGGGCGGCGAGCCCTTGCCCGCCTTTGCCCAGGTGAAGCATCCCCAGCCTATTCTCTCCATCAACGATGCATTCACGCAGGAGGAGCTTCAGGATTGGGAAACACGCAATGAAAAACTCTTAGGTGAAAAAATGAAAGGATATTATGGAGAATTAAAAATGGACGGCTTGGCGATCGTGCTTACGTATGAAAACGGATTATTCACGCGGGGCGCCACGCGCGGCGATGGATCGGTCGGCGAAGACGTCACGCAGAATCTAAAGACAATTGAGAGCATCCCCCTCCGCCTGACGCAGATACACGCAGATAACACGCAGATCAACGCTGAGAGAACATCACGTCCCCCTCTTAGGGTAAGAGGGGTTCAGAAAGACTCAGTGAGTCTTTCTGAGGGGGAGTTACGAATTCCAAATGAACTCCATGTCCGCGGTGAAATTGTGATAGAAAAAAAGGAGCTGGAACGTATTAACCGCCTTCAGATAAAAAACGGAGAAAAGGAATTTGCCAATCCCCGCAACCTTGCCGCAGGCTCCATTCGCCAGCTTGATTCAAAAATCGCCGCTTCGAGAAAGATGGATTTCTACGCGTTTGAAATCATTACTGATTTAGAGCTTCACACGCATGCCGACGTGCATAAAACGCTCTCGGCATTCGGCTTCAAGACAAACCGCAATTGTGAAGAGTTGCAGAATTTGGACGCAGCAGAATCCTACATCCACGCATGGGAGACGAGACGGAAAAGCCTCCCCTATCAGACCGACGGCGTGGTGCTGGTGGTCAATGACCTTGTCCAGCAAAAACGATTAGGCTCGATAGGAAAGTCAGAACGCTGGATGGTGGCGTTTAAATTCCCCGCAGAACAGGCAACCACCAAAATTAAAGATATTATCCTCCAAGTCGGCCGCACCGGCGTGCTCACGCCCGTGGCAATCTTGGAACCGGTGCGCGTCGCCGGCACCACGGTGTCGCGCGCCACGCTCCACAACGCCGACCAGATCAAACGTCTGGGAGTGAAAATCGGCGACACGGTCGTTATAGAAAAAGCGGGCGATATCATCCCCGCAGTCGTGAGCACATTTCCCCAATTGCGCACGGGTAAAGAGCGAGAATTTCACATGCCAAAGAAGTGCCCTGTCTGTGGCGGTATGGTGGCGCAAAAGGCTGAGCTGGTGGCACTCTATTGCACCAATCCAGACTGCCCTGCCAAACACCGCGAGGGCCTGTATCATTTCGTCGCAAGGCGCGCGTTTGATATCGAGGGCTTGGGAATCAAAATCATCGATCTCCTCTATGACCAAGGCTTGATTAAAGACGCATCCGACCTCTTTACGCTGGAAGCGCGGGATTTAGAAGGCTTGGAAGGTTTTGCTGAACTGAAAGCGAATAAAATCGTGGCATCGATTCAGAGCAAGAAACATATAGAATTTGCGCGCTTCTTGTACGCGCTCGGTATTCTCCACGTCGGCGAAGAGACGGCACAGGACATTGCGCATGTGATAGAATCAAGAAACACGCCGCCGATCTCCCCCTTAAAAAGGGGGGAGATAGAGAGGGGGGTGTATTCATCGCAAATACTCGAGGAGCTTCAACGCTTGACCGCAGACGACTGGTCTTCTATCAAAGACATCGGTCCCGTGGTTGCCAAGAGCCTCCATATATACTTCCACACGAAACAGAACCTTGACCTTCTTCGTAATTTATTTAAAAATGGAGTAACGATTACGCTCTCTCAAACCCTGTCCGCGCTTCCCTTTGCAGGCAAATCCTTTGTGCTCACCGGCACGCTCTCTTCATTAAGCAGAGACGACGCCAAGGAGCGCATCCGCGCTCTAGGCGGTGAAGTATCAGAATCAATCTCCAAAAAAACATCTTACGTAATCATCGGCGAAAATCCAGGATCAAAGGCTGATAAAGCAAAAAAGCTCAATGTACCACAACTTGATGAACTCTCCTTTCTAACACTCCTCAAAAAAGCACTCTGAATTTATGCCTATAGGTGAATCAATAAAAGGAATGGATGAATTAAGTGAGAGCTTTTATTCAAAATTTCATCAAACAAATACTCTTGGTCGTGAGAAGGGCGTGGCAGAATATCCTTGGCTTTTTAAAAAAGCTGAGGATCTTATTACACAGAGTGAGCTCCCAAAACCAGAAAAAAATAGGGTACTGGAGGAACTACATCACCTGCTCAAGCTATTCCAAGAAACAAAAGGTGACGTCAGGGAACTGACGAAGGACGTGAGCGATCCATTGGAAAAGTTGATCACCCATCTTGAATTCGTGGGGAATAAATTGCTTAAGGAAAACGATGACTCCCAAGAACAGGCACGTGAACAAGAAGCGATCGAAATGTTCAAGGATTCACTCCAAGAAGAACTCATAAGCCCGGCATTGTGGCAGGAAGCACAAAAAATGGGCATCATACCATTAGATACGCTATCTAACAAATACGGGCCAGCAAGCTATTATGGAGGAGCGGCACGAAATATTGCCCGATTACACTGGAACATACCTATCCCGCAAGGAGAATTACCTGTCACCGACTTAGACATAATAGCTACGTCAGGTGAAGCAAGAGTTAAAATGCAACACGAACTTCACATAGATCCAAAAGGAATAGCGGTTTCCCAGCTTAGTAAGGATATTATTTCAAAACGGTTAGCGGAACATGACGTAACCTTTAATGAACTCGCAGTTATCTCGAGAGAGGGGAAAAGTACGATACTCTATGCGCCTGAAGCAAAACAGTCGCTAGAGAGCGGTATTATACATCCCGCGCCGAAGGTGAGAAGAAATTTTTATAAAACCAATTTTGTGAGGCACCCAGAGGATCCATCACTGATAATATTCTTGACGAGTATCACAGAACGACTAATAAAATCTGTAGCGGAAGGAAAAGCTGAGGGGTTTAAACTCGCGGAACACAGCCTGCAAGTGCCTCTTGAAAAACGTGTGCTTACTAATGTGAGAAGATTTCTCCCCAAACAAAAAGAGCGACAACCAACCATCTTCTGGCGAATGTCTAAGGTGTTCGAACAAATGGGTATCTGTACCAATGAAAATTTTTTTGCACATTTAAATGCGCAGATTGAAAAGTATCCAAATTTTAATTTTTATCCTCTTCCCCAAGACCAGGTAGAAAAAGCGAATTGGTTCGTAATAAAAATTATAGATCTCGCAAGGCGTAAAATCAACGACCCTGCAAATGACGTTCTTCAGTTGCCGATCTATAAGACATTGCCAACAGCCGAATTGAGGAAAGAACGACTCATAAAAGTACCCTACGATGATCTCCCTGATGAAAAATTCACCCAAAACTTCTGGCAGTGGAGACAAAATCAACGGTTTCCTCCCATTGAAACTCCTCGAATAACCATGTAAGGTAACAATGTAGCCATTTAACCATGTAACCATTTTCGATCTGTATGTCCCTCAACGCTGAAGAGATACAACACATCGCCCGCCTCGCGCGGCTGAAACTGTCTGATGCCGAACTTGAGCGCTACCGGCCGCAACTTGAAGGTATTCTTGATTATGTGGGACAAATTCAACAGGTGGCTGACAGCGCCAAAACGCCTTCTTCTTCCCTATCAATAAATACAAATGTTACACGCACTGACGAGGTTACTTGCATTCCAGGCGAAACCGCCCGCGAGAAATTCTTATCACCATCCGCGATGCGCGACGGAGAATTCCTCAAGGTGCCCGGCGTTTTTGAAACCTAAAGGAATTTTCACTTATGGACTTAACAAATCTGACGATAGGGAGAATTCACGAGGGCCTTTTGCATAAAGATTTCTCTGCACAGGAACTCACAAAGGAATATCTTGAACGCATCAAAAACAAGAACCCTTCACTCAACGCGTTTCTCGCCATAACGGAGAAAGAAGCGCTTGCCTCGGCTAAAGAAGTAGACAGCCAGATCGCACAAGGGATTCCGGTGAATCCGCTCACGGGCGTGCCAACCGCGGTGAAAGACGTGATTATCACTAAGGGGATCAAGACGACCGCGGGGTCGAAAATGCTCGAGACCTATTCGCCTCCCTACGATGCCACGGTGATAGAAAAGCTGAAAGAAGAAGGATACGTCCTCCTCGGGAAAACCAATTGCGACGAATTTGCCATGGGCGGATCAAATGAAAACTCCGGGTTTGGGCCGGTGAAAAACCCTTGGGACCAATCGCGCGTGCCAGGCGGCTCATCCGGAGGATCTGCGGCGGCGGTCGCCGCAGATCTTGCGCCCTATGCGCTAGGGAGCGATACCGGAGGCTCCATCCGCCAACCCGCCTCATTCTGCGGGGTCGTGGGGCTGCGGTGCACCTACGGCAGCGTGTCGCGCTACGGCCTCATTGCTATGGCGTCGTCGCTTGATCAGATCGGTGTCTTTAGCCGCACCGTCGAAGACGCAGAAACGGTATTCAATGTTATCAAAGGGCATGACCCCCGCGACGCCACTTCAATAAGTCCTCCCCCTCTTAAGGTAAGAGGGGGCGGGGGGAGTTATGACGTGCGTGGCCTTAAAATCGGCATACCCCAAGAATACGTGGGGTCACACTGGGATGCAGAAGGTATTGAAAACGGGGTAAAGAAACGCGTGCAGGAAGCCATCGCCGTATTGGAAAAGCTCGGCGCAGAAGTAAAAATGATCTCTCTTCCCCATGCGCCCCAAGCGCTGGCAACCTACTATGTCATTGTGCCTTCAGAAGTGTCTTCCAACCTCGCGCGTTTTGATGGTATACGATTCGGGGGAGTTAAAGAAATACACACTTCCGCGTATTTCCGCGATAAAGCCAAGCGTGACGATCCGCGTCAATCCGCGTTGATTGAATGGTATGAGCAGCAGCGCTCTCACGGTTTTGGACCTGAATCCAAACGCCGCATCATGATCGGCACGCACGCGCTCTCCTCCGGTTATTACGACGCGTATTATAAAAAAGCCCACCACGTGCGCCTGCTCCTCCGGGAAGATTTCGCAAAAGCCTATCAAGACGTGGACGTCATCGCATGCCCCACCTCGCCTACGGTTGCATTTAAAATCGGCGCAAAAGCCAATGACCCGCTTGCAATGTACCTTGCCGACATTTTCACGGTAGCGGTGAACCTCACCGGCCTCCCTGGCATTTCCCTTCCCTGCGGCTTCGCACCCGCGCCTGACGACGATACAGGTTCTCCCCTTAAAAAGGGGGAGACTCGAAGAGGGGGTGTCGAGCTACCCGTAGGATTGCAGCTCATCGGCAAACATTTTGACGAGCCCTTGCTTTTCCGCACGGGCAAAGCCTATCAGCAAGCAACCGATCATCACCTAAAAACACCTCCACTCTCATAACTGATTATGAAGACCTATACAACCTATCTGACATATCAAACGAAGAAAAAAATAGAGATCGTGAATATTACACAGGAGATTGTAAAAGCGGTACAACAATCAAAAATACAAGAAGGCCTATGCCTCGTGAACGCCATGCATATCACTTCCTCCGTCTTTATCAACGATGAAGAACAGGGCCTGAAGGAAGACTTTATAACATGGCTTGAGGAGTTGGCTCCTTACGACCCTGACCGCTACCAACATAACCTTACCGGAGAAGATAATGCCCACGCCCAGAAATACAACATCCAAGATGGAGGCGGCTGTCTTAGTTCAGTAATCATGGTATGACACATGGCACTTATCATGGTTTCGAGAATAAGAGAAAGAGTGACGCCTCCATCAACAGTCGCCACACGTTCGCTTCAACCTATATTATGAATCATCGATCAATGGTCGTACTCATTCAATATAACCGTACCAGGACAGTCCCGTGTGGCGTTGGATGTTGATATACTGGGCACGCGCACATCAAACGCACCATTATGGGAAGGGAAGCAGTGATTGCGGTCACGAACGGAAAGCTTGATTTCGGGCCTTGGGAACAAATTTTTTACGGGGAATTCGACGGCCAACGGCCAAAACGCGTTCTGGTGAAAATCATAGGAGAATAGTAAAAAAACCATGAGTGACTCTACGTTCTACGAACTAAACATTCCTCCTCTCGCTCAACGCCAAAAAATTTACGAACATCTCATCATACCCATTCTCACCCCCGGCATAGTCGGGGGCAATCTTTCCCTGACCTCCGCGTTCGTGACGGAAGCGCAAAAGAAATATAAGGAAAAAGGCATTGCGCGCGCGAAAATTGAACTGGGGCTGGGAACGGATCTTTTCCGGCGCCGGGAACCGCTGGAAGAATACGCGCGCCTCTTCAAAGGCAAGGTGCATTCCGTGCATCTTCCCATCGCGGCGCATGAATGGGGGTCTTCCTTGGAAGACAGGCTTATTAAGCTGGTAACCCATCCCCCTGCCGTGTTCATTCCCGCTGAATATAAGACGCCCGCCGCCGCGCAACAAGGGCGGCTTACCGTAGGACTGGCCGCGGCACAGGCGGTGGACGCGAAACTCATCGTCCTGCACGCGAGCGAGCTTGCTTTTCATCTTGCGGCACATGTAGGATTGGAGAGGACATTTGCGGATATTATGGAAAAAATCATCGCCGTCCGCGATGCAATCGCCCCATACGTGATCATCTGCATGGAACATCAGGGCCATCAGATGAATGGCATTCCTAGAGAAAATTATCCTTATGTCTATGATCCTCTCGCGCTTGCCGATGCGCTCTCGCCCTGGCAAAACCGCCATATCGGCATGACGTTTGATTTCCAGCACTATCGGATTAATACGCACGGAGGGTCAACTCCGTCAACGATCCTTAGGCAAATCTTCCACCGCCACCCTCGCGTCATTAAACACGTGCACATCAACCGGTCCCCGATCCCTCATCTGGACCAGCATAAAAGCATCGCGGACGCGGACGATGAAACATGGAAGAGCGAAATGAGCGCATTTCTCCTCTGCCTTGCGGAAATGAATTACGAAGGTGCAATTTTGCCGGAAGTGAATCCGCCGGGAACATTATTCCGCTATGTAAGGATCCTCTTGCGAAGAAAAAACCGCGTATTGCTTCATATTCCTTTTACCTCAAGGGAATTTACAGCGGAGATAGTGATGCTTACGCGGCTCGTGGACGCCTACCGCACATTTCTTGATGTACCGCAAATCATGATGTCACAATGAACCTTTGATAAAATAAAAGCGTGTATGCCAGAACAGGAATCGCCATTCAAAGAACAAGAGCGAGAACTCCCTTCCCAAGAACAGCGAGAACAAGTGTTTCGTAATATTACCTTGCCCATGGTGTTCCCAGAACTCACCGGCTGGGATCTCAAGCTTACCGCACTGTTTCTCCAAAAATTCCGTTCAGAATTACAAAACCTTGGCATACCCGACGTACAAATGGAATATGTGCTGGGCAACCGCCTCCTCAAGCGGGAAGAATCCTTGGACGACCTTGAAAAATACCTTAAGGGATACGTGCGCGCGGTACACTGCGCCATCCCGCGTGCGGAAATGGAACCAACCCTGGCAAGTAAACTCAAACATAATCTCACATCCCCCCACACTTTATTCTTCCCCTCATGGGGCGCACAAGGAACATTAACAAATAAGGGACGCCTTGGGGCGGGATTAGAGGCTGCCCAAAGAATGGGAGCGTATATCATTGTCGTTCATGCCGCAGAATTTGCACACCCACTTAAAGATGAAAAGAATCCCGAGGAACACGTACACGCTCTCATTGACGCGCTGTCAGACGCACGGGGCAAAATTGCGCCAGAGGTGACAGTATCTGTGGAAACTCAAGGGAGTGAAATAGCGCATTTTCCCCGTGAAAAATTTAAATTTGTGTATAATCCATCAAATCTGGCAGAATTGTTAGGAGACGCGCAAAAGCAAAATATTGGGTTGACGTTTGATTTCCAGCATTGCCGCATACAAGGACTCGATCCCGCCAGAGTGTTAATGCAGATCCATGAACAATATCCTGGACTCGTTCAACATGCGCATATCAACGCCCCGTCCCCACACTTTGAAGACGCGCACCAGAGTTTCGCAGAAACCGCTGATCCAGAGTTAAAACACCAACTCCAGCAGTTCCTCTTTGCGCTCGCGGATACAGACTTCAATGGCGGACTCGTACCAGAGGTAGATCCTCACGGCACCGTGGCGACCCATATAAGAAATCTGGTCAGAAGAAAAATTATTTACCCCGCACGTGGAACTCCGTATGACGTCCGCACGCACGGTTTTGAAGAAGAACGGCAATATCTGCAAGATATTATCGTAGAAATACATTCCCTGCTCGAGCTGTAGATAAGTGGCAGATAAACTGCCACGCTACCATGAGGTAATTATTGCGGCGTAGCGTCGGAGCTTGCCTCCGACTCTCCTTACTATTTGCTTTTTTTGCAAACTTCATGGTAAACTGTAAGTATTATTCCAATAAATTTATACTCTATGCCTACACGAGAAGGAGATGGCCTGTCACTCTCTGAACGTCTCGCTCAGAGGGGTCAAGAAAGAAAGACGCAAACAAGAGATGCAATCCACGCCAAAAAGGAGCGCGTGACAGGAGGATTCAATGACATGATCGCTCCCGTTCGCGAAAGAGCGAGCCAGATGTTTGATTCCGCCAAACAAAAACTCACAAGCTTCAAAGAAGCGGGGAGTTCTTTTTTTAAACGGCTGGGCGAGGGAACAAAGAAGATAACCGATATCGTAGTGGGAGCCACCACTACCCCCGAACTTTTTAACGCAGCCATTGACTTCGGTAAAGATAAATACGCGCAGATTGTCGAAAAGAAGAACAATCTCATTGAGCAATTCACGCTGAAGAAAGAGCTGCCGCTCCTGGAAGGAGAGGTGAGGAGCGTTGAGGCGGAGATTCTTCAGTTAGAGCAAAACACCGGAGACGACGAATCCAATGCCGCACAGATAGAAGCTACTTTGGGAGATTTGAGAACCGTGAAAACACAATTAGAAACTCAAATGGCCGAATTGCAAGAAGGGATGGAACTCAACGAGACGATTCGTAAATTAGCAGAAGGCGAATTGCCAAAAATAGAGCGGCAACTAGAGATGATCGGGCAGGAGATTACTGGCAATGAAGCTGCGAAAGGCGCCATTCACCATGAAATAGGTGAAAAGCGAAAATATATGGCGTTGCACAAGCAGCGGCTGGGAGAGGTGAGTGATCGATTTAATAATGCGAAGAAGAGGCTTCTTGAACTTGGCGGTAATGCAGAGCAGTTAGCGTTAAGCTATTAATTTTCAACTCTTATGAAGACACCCCAACAACTACAACAAAATTTGAATGAGACCATGCGGAAAGTAAACAAGGTAGTAACACATGCCAAACAACAACGC from Patescibacteria group bacterium includes the following:
- a CDS encoding TIM barrel protein; its protein translation is MSDSTFYELNIPPLAQRQKIYEHLIIPILTPGIVGGNLSLTSAFVTEAQKKYKEKGIARAKIELGLGTDLFRRREPLEEYARLFKGKVHSVHLPIAAHEWGSSLEDRLIKLVTHPPAVFIPAEYKTPAAAQQGRLTVGLAAAQAVDAKLIVLHASELAFHLAAHVGLERTFADIMEKIIAVRDAIAPYVIICMEHQGHQMNGIPRENYPYVYDPLALADALSPWQNRHIGMTFDFQHYRINTHGGSTPSTILRQIFHRHPRVIKHVHINRSPIPHLDQHKSIADADDETWKSEMSAFLLCLAEMNYEGAILPEVNPPGTLFRYVRILLRRKNRVLLHIPFTSREFTAEIVMLTRLVDAYRTFLDVPQIMMSQ
- a CDS encoding TIM barrel protein encodes the protein MPEQESPFKEQERELPSQEQREQVFRNITLPMVFPELTGWDLKLTALFLQKFRSELQNLGIPDVQMEYVLGNRLLKREESLDDLEKYLKGYVRAVHCAIPRAEMEPTLASKLKHNLTSPHTLFFPSWGAQGTLTNKGRLGAGLEAAQRMGAYIIVVHAAEFAHPLKDEKNPEEHVHALIDALSDARGKIAPEVTVSVETQGSEIAHFPREKFKFVYNPSNLAELLGDAQKQNIGLTFDFQHCRIQGLDPARVLMQIHEQYPGLVQHAHINAPSPHFEDAHQSFAETADPELKHQLQQFLFALADTDFNGGLVPEVDPHGTVATHIRNLVRRKIIYPARGTPYDVRTHGFEEERQYLQDIIVEIHSLLEL
- the gatC gene encoding Asp-tRNA(Asn)/Glu-tRNA(Gln) amidotransferase subunit GatC; protein product: MSLNAEEIQHIARLARLKLSDAELERYRPQLEGILDYVGQIQQVADSAKTPSSSLSINTNVTRTDEVTCIPGETAREKFLSPSAMRDGEFLKVPGVFET
- a CDS encoding type II secretion system protein; this translates as MKKHKKHFIAPHPNYIHSTTGFTLVEAFFVMLIITVFTSLTLGYLQKVRQEARDVKRLADLGQVRAALELYAHPEGVYPLGKYLVIGSKAAQALDHRGWVASPEEPLYLLQAPFDPLTKTNPPCVRGVVQPCAYSYTNASSTDYSIRFYLEHGVPPLSAPGTYQLTSRGYRP
- the gatA gene encoding Asp-tRNA(Asn)/Glu-tRNA(Gln) amidotransferase subunit GatA; this encodes MDLTNLTIGRIHEGLLHKDFSAQELTKEYLERIKNKNPSLNAFLAITEKEALASAKEVDSQIAQGIPVNPLTGVPTAVKDVIITKGIKTTAGSKMLETYSPPYDATVIEKLKEEGYVLLGKTNCDEFAMGGSNENSGFGPVKNPWDQSRVPGGSSGGSAAAVAADLAPYALGSDTGGSIRQPASFCGVVGLRCTYGSVSRYGLIAMASSLDQIGVFSRTVEDAETVFNVIKGHDPRDATSISPPPLKVRGGGGSYDVRGLKIGIPQEYVGSHWDAEGIENGVKKRVQEAIAVLEKLGAEVKMISLPHAPQALATYYVIVPSEVSSNLARFDGIRFGGVKEIHTSAYFRDKAKRDDPRQSALIEWYEQQRSHGFGPESKRRIMIGTHALSSGYYDAYYKKAHHVRLLLREDFAKAYQDVDVIACPTSPTVAFKIGAKANDPLAMYLADIFTVAVNLTGLPGISLPCGFAPAPDDDTGSPLKKGETRRGGVELPVGLQLIGKHFDEPLLFRTGKAYQQATDHHLKTPPLS
- the ligA gene encoding NAD-dependent DNA ligase LigA, with the translated sequence MTKSEAKTRIEKLRKLIDENRYAYHVLDRPKVSDAVDDSLKHELARLEAQFPDLITPDSPTQRVGGEPLPAFAQVKHPQPILSINDAFTQEELQDWETRNEKLLGEKMKGYYGELKMDGLAIVLTYENGLFTRGATRGDGSVGEDVTQNLKTIESIPLRLTQIHADNTQINAERTSRPPLRVRGVQKDSVSLSEGELRIPNELHVRGEIVIEKKELERINRLQIKNGEKEFANPRNLAAGSIRQLDSKIAASRKMDFYAFEIITDLELHTHADVHKTLSAFGFKTNRNCEELQNLDAAESYIHAWETRRKSLPYQTDGVVLVVNDLVQQKRLGSIGKSERWMVAFKFPAEQATTKIKDIILQVGRTGVLTPVAILEPVRVAGTTVSRATLHNADQIKRLGVKIGDTVVIEKAGDIIPAVVSTFPQLRTGKEREFHMPKKCPVCGGMVAQKAELVALYCTNPDCPAKHREGLYHFVARRAFDIEGLGIKIIDLLYDQGLIKDASDLFTLEARDLEGLEGFAELKANKIVASIQSKKHIEFARFLYALGILHVGEETAQDIAHVIESRNTPPISPLKRGEIERGVYSSQILEELQRLTADDWSSIKDIGPVVAKSLHIYFHTKQNLDLLRNLFKNGVTITLSQTLSALPFAGKSFVLTGTLSSLSRDDAKERIRALGGEVSESISKKTSYVIIGENPGSKADKAKKLNVPQLDELSFLTLLKKAL
- a CDS encoding YjbQ family protein; the encoded protein is MKTYTTYLTYQTKKKIEIVNITQEIVKAVQQSKIQEGLCLVNAMHITSSVFINDEEQGLKEDFITWLEELAPYDPDRYQHNLTGEDNAHAQKYNIQDGGGCLSSVIMV